In Lutra lutra chromosome 5, mLutLut1.2, whole genome shotgun sequence, a single genomic region encodes these proteins:
- the STC2 gene encoding stanniocalcin-2 — MCAERLGQFVTLALVLATFDPARGTDATNPPEGPQDRGSQQKGRLSLQNTAEIQHCLVNAGDVGCGVFECFENNSCEIRGLHGICMTFLHNAGKFDAQGKSFIKDALKCKAHALRHRFGCISRKCPAIKEMVFQLQRECYLKHDLCSAAQENTQVMVEMIHFKDLLLHEPYVDLVNLLLTCGEEVKEAVTHSVQAQCEQNWGGLCSILSFCTSAIQRPPTVSPERQLQADRAKLSRAHHGEAGHHLSEPSSRETSRGAKGERGSKSHPNAHAQGRAASHGGQGTSGSSEWEEEQSEYSDIRR, encoded by the exons ATGTGTGCCGAGCGGCTGGGCCAGTTCGTGACCCTGGCTTTGGTATTGGCCACCTTCGACCCGGCGCGGGGGACCGACGCCACCAACCCGCCAGAGGGTCCCCAAGACAGGGGCTCCCAGCAGAAAGGCCGCCTGTCCCTGCAGAACACAG CGGAAATTCAACACTGTTTGGTCAACGCTGGCGATGTGGGGTGTGGTGTGTTTGAATGTTTCGAGAACAACTCTTGTGAGATTCGAGGCTTACATGGGATTTGCATGACTTTTCTGCACAACGCTGGAAAATTTGATGCCCAG GGCAAGTCATTCATCAAAGATGCCTTGAAGTGTAAGGCCCACGCTCTGCGGCACAGGTTCGGCTGCATAAGCCGGAAGTGCCCCGCCATTAAGGAAATGGTGTTCCAGTTACAGCGGGAATGCTACCTCAAACACGACCTGTGCTCTGCCGCCCAGGAGAACACGCAGGTGATGGTGGAGATGATTCACTTCAAGGACTTACTGCTGCATGA ACCATACGTGGACCTGGTGAACCTGCTGCTGACGTGCGGGGAAGAGGTGAAGGAGGCCGTCACCCACAGCGTCCAGGCACAGTGCGAGCAGAACTGGGGAGGCCTGTGCTCCATCTTGAGCTTCTGTACCTCGGCCATCCAGAGGCCCCCCACGGTGTCCCCTGAGCGTCAGCTCCAGGCAGACAGAGCCAAGCTCTCCAGGGCCCACCACGGGGAGGCAGGTCACCACCTCTCGGAGCCCAGTAGTCGGGAGACCAGCCGAGGTGCCAAGGGAGAGCGAGGTAGCAAAAGCCACCCAAACGCCCATGCCCAGGGCCGAGCCGCCAGCCACGGGGGCCAGGGAACTTCTGGAAGCAGCGAGTGGGAGGAGGAACAGTCTGAGTATTCCGATATCCGGAGGTGA